One part of the Tunicatimonas pelagia genome encodes these proteins:
- a CDS encoding polysaccharide biosynthesis/export family protein, protein MIASVVSCVSKNQLVYLQDSSFSTDYPTQIKNRRPEYRIQPNDILHVTIQNPDNETSAFFNYGNQEGARGFGSESILYLMGFNVDKDGFISIPLIGKVQVQNLTIEECQQIIQQEANRYILNSSVDVKLVSFKVSVLGEVNNPGYYYIYNGQATILEGLSLAGDLTQIANRQNVKLIRQTDDGAEVILIDLTDADLMKSKYYYLLPNDQIYVEPSIQQVRRANFQPVGLIFSSIGSLVAIINLIVTLNNAN, encoded by the coding sequence ATGATAGCTTCTGTTGTTTCGTGTGTATCAAAGAACCAGCTAGTTTATTTACAGGATAGTAGTTTTTCTACCGACTATCCTACTCAGATAAAAAACAGGCGGCCTGAGTATCGCATTCAGCCTAATGATATACTGCACGTAACAATCCAAAACCCTGATAATGAAACCTCTGCTTTTTTCAACTATGGCAACCAAGAAGGTGCTCGTGGTTTTGGTAGTGAGTCTATCTTGTACTTAATGGGTTTTAATGTAGACAAAGATGGTTTTATCAGTATTCCGCTCATTGGAAAGGTACAGGTTCAAAACCTAACTATTGAAGAGTGCCAGCAGATTATTCAGCAGGAGGCCAATCGCTACATTCTTAATTCATCGGTTGATGTTAAGCTAGTTAGCTTTAAAGTATCAGTACTAGGGGAAGTAAATAATCCGGGATATTATTATATTTATAATGGGCAGGCAACTATACTAGAAGGGCTCAGCTTAGCTGGGGATTTAACGCAGATCGCTAATCGGCAAAATGTGAAGCTCATTCGCCAAACGGATGATGGTGCTGAGGTTATTCTGATAGATCTGACCGATGCTGATTTAATGAAATCGAAGTATTACTATCTGTTACCTAACGACCAGATTTATGTAGAACCCTCCATACAGCAGGTACGTAGGGCAAATTTTCAGCCTGTTGGCTTGATATTCAGCAGTATAGGATCACTGGTTGCTATCATCAACCTAATTGTGACACTCAACAATGCCAACTAA
- the purL gene encoding phosphoribosylformylglycinamidine synthase subunit PurL, giving the protein MEQILPTVQTAKDLGLLEEEFEKVREILGRDPNFTELCIFSVMWSEHCSYKNSITWLKKLPKDSERMLAKAGEENAGLVDIGDGLACSFKIESHNHPSAIEPYQGAATGVGGINRDIFTMGARPIAQLNSLRFGDIKNERTQWLLRGVVKGIGDYGNAFGIPTVGGELFFDPCYQVNPLVNAFSAGIVETDKVASATSHGVGNPVFIVGSATGKDGIHGAAFASKDITEDSIEDLPAVQVGDPFQEKLLLEASLEVIASGHVIGIQDMGAAGIICSTSEMSAKGEHGMDIWLDKVPLRQSDMLAWEILLSESQERMLIVVEQGSEEAVKAIFDKWDLQCEQIGVVTDTKRLVFHQQGEVVADVPADDLVLGGGAPVYQREYREPAYYQEHQKFNIDNVPQPDDYAEVAKFLLSHPNIASKQWVSEQYDSMIGTGTTTTNSPSDAGVVRIKGTDKAIAVTVDCNARYVHANPEVGCAIAVAEAARNIVCAGSEAVAVTNCLNFGNPYDPEVYWQFVESIKGMKRACEKLGTPVTGGNVSFYNQSSDGGAVFPTPTIGMLGILEDYRQQMTLAFRQEGDLIYLLGKPTNDIACSEYLYSFHEIKQSPAPYFDLEQEYQLHQTVRELIKQKLAISAHDVSDGGLFIALAESAMVNNLGFSVQTISGIRKDAFLFGEGQGRVVVSVDFSQKEIFEDFLIKRDTTFLQIGSVQSADFVVDDQQLVSSLAGKELYDTSLAHFLTK; this is encoded by the coding sequence GTGGAACAAATATTACCTACTGTACAAACAGCCAAAGACCTAGGCCTGCTTGAAGAAGAATTTGAGAAGGTTCGAGAGATTTTAGGGCGCGATCCTAACTTTACTGAACTGTGTATATTTTCAGTGATGTGGTCAGAGCACTGCTCGTATAAAAATTCTATCACTTGGCTCAAGAAGTTACCTAAAGATTCAGAGCGAATGCTGGCGAAGGCTGGCGAAGAAAACGCGGGCTTGGTAGACATTGGTGATGGATTGGCCTGTAGCTTCAAGATAGAATCTCATAATCATCCATCGGCTATTGAGCCTTATCAGGGAGCTGCTACCGGAGTGGGCGGTATTAACCGGGATATTTTTACGATGGGTGCCCGGCCTATCGCTCAGTTAAATTCCCTGCGCTTTGGTGATATTAAGAATGAACGCACGCAGTGGTTGCTCCGAGGGGTAGTAAAAGGAATTGGCGACTATGGTAATGCGTTTGGTATTCCTACCGTAGGAGGCGAGTTATTTTTTGACCCCTGCTATCAGGTCAATCCACTGGTAAATGCTTTTTCAGCCGGTATCGTCGAAACAGATAAAGTGGCTAGTGCCACCTCGCATGGAGTAGGTAATCCGGTATTTATTGTAGGATCAGCCACTGGCAAAGATGGGATCCACGGGGCAGCCTTTGCTTCTAAAGATATTACGGAAGACTCGATTGAAGACCTTCCGGCAGTGCAGGTGGGAGATCCGTTTCAGGAAAAGTTATTGCTGGAGGCCTCGCTAGAAGTGATTGCTTCCGGGCACGTAATTGGCATTCAAGATATGGGTGCGGCGGGTATTATCTGCTCTACTTCCGAAATGAGTGCTAAGGGAGAACACGGAATGGATATTTGGCTGGATAAAGTTCCACTCCGGCAAAGCGATATGCTAGCCTGGGAGATTTTGTTGTCTGAATCGCAGGAGCGAATGCTGATTGTGGTGGAACAAGGTAGCGAAGAAGCAGTAAAAGCCATTTTTGATAAATGGGATCTACAATGTGAGCAAATTGGAGTAGTCACTGATACAAAGCGATTGGTGTTTCACCAGCAGGGTGAGGTGGTAGCTGATGTGCCGGCTGATGATTTAGTGTTAGGCGGAGGTGCTCCAGTTTACCAACGCGAATACCGAGAACCGGCTTACTACCAAGAACATCAAAAGTTTAATATAGATAATGTACCTCAACCGGATGATTATGCTGAGGTAGCTAAGTTTCTACTAAGCCACCCGAATATTGCTTCCAAACAATGGGTGTCAGAGCAGTATGATTCTATGATTGGTACTGGTACTACTACAACTAATTCACCGTCTGATGCGGGGGTGGTGCGAATTAAAGGTACCGATAAGGCCATTGCTGTAACTGTAGATTGCAATGCCCGTTATGTTCACGCTAACCCCGAAGTGGGGTGCGCGATTGCTGTGGCTGAAGCAGCACGAAATATTGTTTGCGCTGGTAGTGAAGCGGTAGCCGTAACCAACTGTTTGAACTTTGGCAATCCTTATGATCCGGAAGTATACTGGCAGTTTGTAGAGTCAATTAAAGGCATGAAGCGAGCTTGTGAAAAGTTAGGTACTCCGGTAACTGGCGGAAACGTAAGCTTTTACAATCAGTCTAGCGATGGGGGAGCTGTATTTCCCACCCCAACCATAGGGATGCTAGGAATTTTAGAGGATTATCGGCAGCAGATGACACTGGCTTTCCGGCAAGAAGGCGATCTGATTTACCTATTGGGAAAGCCGACCAATGATATTGCGTGCTCGGAGTATTTGTACAGTTTTCACGAGATAAAACAGTCTCCGGCTCCGTATTTTGATCTTGAGCAAGAATATCAGCTTCATCAAACTGTACGTGAATTAATTAAGCAAAAATTAGCAATATCCGCCCACGACGTGTCAGATGGTGGGCTATTTATTGCTTTGGCTGAGTCGGCAATGGTAAATAATTTAGGCTTTTCGGTGCAGACTATTTCCGGTATAAGAAAAGATGCTTTTCTGTTTGGAGAAGGGCAAGGGCGAGTAGTAGTCAGTGTGGATTTTTCTCAAAAAGAGATTTTTGAAGACTTTCTGATAAAAAGAGATACTACCTTTTTACAAATTGGTTCAGTGCAGTCTGCTGACTTTGTGGTAGATGACCAACAATTGGTATCATCTCTAGCAGGAAAGGAATTATATGACACGAGTCTGGCGCATTTTTTGACAAAATGA
- the hemB gene encoding porphobilinogen synthase: MLRRPRRNRKSLVIRNLVEETQLSVQHLIFPIFIIEGDNQRKEVASMSGIYRYSIDLLLEEVAACQELGIRTFAPFPALTDDKKDPLAQEGHNPDGLFPTAIRRIKEVFPDVCLMTDIAMDPYSSDGHDGLVRDGEILNDETLEILGKMALAQAEAGTDMLGPSDMMDGRIGYLRKLLDEHGFTNVSIMAYTAKYASAFYGPFRDALDSAPKSGDKKTYQMNPANAREALMEAQLDYEEGADMLMVKPALPYLDIVQSLKAQFPIPIAAYQVSGEYAMIKAAAANGWLDGKKTMEESLLSIRRAGADIILTYFAKEYAQWLKL; encoded by the coding sequence ATGCTACGCCGACCTCGCCGCAACCGAAAATCACTCGTTATTCGTAATCTGGTAGAAGAGACCCAGCTTTCGGTGCAACACCTTATATTTCCGATATTCATTATTGAAGGTGATAATCAGCGGAAAGAAGTAGCCTCTATGTCGGGCATTTATCGCTACAGCATTGATCTGCTGTTAGAAGAAGTGGCTGCTTGTCAAGAACTGGGCATTCGTACATTTGCCCCCTTTCCTGCTCTCACTGACGATAAGAAAGATCCCCTGGCACAAGAGGGGCATAACCCCGATGGTCTTTTCCCTACCGCCATCCGCCGTATTAAAGAAGTTTTCCCGGATGTTTGTTTGATGACTGATATTGCGATGGATCCCTACAGTTCGGATGGGCACGATGGGCTGGTACGTGATGGCGAAATACTAAACGACGAAACATTAGAGATACTGGGAAAAATGGCACTAGCGCAAGCTGAAGCCGGTACCGATATGCTGGGGCCTTCCGATATGATGGACGGTCGAATAGGGTACTTGCGGAAGCTATTAGACGAACACGGTTTTACCAATGTATCTATTATGGCGTATACCGCCAAATATGCGTCTGCTTTCTATGGGCCATTTCGCGATGCGCTAGACTCTGCTCCTAAGTCAGGGGATAAAAAGACCTACCAAATGAATCCCGCCAACGCCCGGGAAGCATTGATGGAAGCCCAGTTAGATTATGAAGAAGGAGCGGATATGCTGATGGTAAAACCAGCATTACCTTATCTGGATATTGTTCAATCGCTAAAAGCGCAGTTTCCAATTCCCATTGCAGCCTACCAAGTGAGTGGTGAATACGCTATGATTAAAGCGGCCGCAGCCAATGGGTGGTTAGACGGGAAGAAAACAATGGAGGAGAGTCTGCTAAGCATTCGTCGGGCGGGGGCTGATATTATTTTAACGTATTTTGCCAAAGAATACGCTCAGTGGCTGAAATTATGA
- a CDS encoding IS4 family transposase → MLGDAHLSGNAFRRLSVLAAMVSGVLQQGSSRLTDLGRANPDLKQQASKEKQYKRWIINEHTSYSVHYLPYLKALLKTLSAQGCLVFSIDGSAAGRGCMVLMISVIYRQRATPVVWTVVWAKKGHLPEKMHRQLLERLAEIVPSDCQISIVGDGEYDGCNWQADIIGYGWNYVLRTGCAKLAGQCPQDMLALKWLAPAVGQTTFTLTDAYFTHQHYGPLNITVWHEGKYKEAIYLLSNLDYPPLITQLYKKRFKPGRRAIETFFSDQKSRGFNLQRSHLNDPERLAKLLIATCLAYIFCILAGVQCQQSQYYPMVHRTDRCDLSLFFLGRRFLELFPDLREWLDLSLQTFAEQHHE, encoded by the coding sequence ATGCTAGGAGACGCTCATCTATCGGGCAATGCTTTCCGCCGGTTGAGTGTACTGGCCGCGATGGTCAGCGGGGTTTTGCAACAGGGTTCCTCTCGTCTGACTGATTTGGGACGCGCCAATCCTGACTTAAAGCAACAGGCCAGCAAGGAAAAGCAATACAAACGCTGGATTATCAATGAGCATACTTCTTATTCAGTTCACTATCTGCCCTACCTGAAGGCTTTGCTGAAAACCCTGAGTGCTCAGGGCTGTCTGGTGTTCAGTATTGACGGTAGCGCCGCTGGACGTGGGTGCATGGTATTAATGATCAGCGTGATCTACCGCCAGCGGGCTACCCCAGTAGTCTGGACGGTCGTGTGGGCTAAGAAGGGCCACCTGCCTGAGAAGATGCACCGGCAACTCCTAGAGCGTCTTGCTGAAATAGTGCCCTCTGATTGTCAGATCAGCATTGTAGGAGATGGAGAATACGATGGGTGTAACTGGCAGGCCGATATTATTGGCTACGGTTGGAACTATGTATTGCGCACGGGTTGCGCTAAACTAGCTGGACAATGCCCGCAAGATATGCTGGCCCTCAAGTGGTTGGCCCCCGCCGTAGGGCAAACTACCTTCACGCTCACCGATGCCTACTTCACCCACCAGCACTATGGACCGCTCAACATTACGGTCTGGCATGAAGGCAAGTACAAAGAAGCAATCTATCTGCTGAGCAATTTGGATTACCCCCCACTCATCACACAACTATATAAAAAGCGGTTTAAACCGGGTCGCCGGGCGATAGAGACCTTCTTCTCCGATCAGAAAAGTCGGGGGTTCAATCTACAGCGTAGCCATCTGAATGATCCTGAGCGTTTAGCCAAATTACTTATCGCCACTTGTCTGGCTTACATCTTTTGTATCCTGGCCGGGGTGCAATGCCAACAATCGCAGTACTATCCGATGGTGCACCGAACTGACCGATGTGATTTGAGCTTATTCTTCCTCGGTAGACGCTTTCTAGAGTTATTCCCTGACCTGAGAGAATGGCTTGATTTGTCTTTGCAAACGTTCGCCGAACAACATCATGAATAA
- a CDS encoding DUF1501 domain-containing protein produces MNWNNDIQKAQYNQTRRDFLRTTTKGLGAAAIGSLIAPNLLSAQPNTIPGSGGVLKALHHAPKAKRIIYLFQSGGPSQIELFDYKPELMKRHGEEIPDSVRGGQRVTGMLAAQSSFPLVGSKFEFTQNPKTGGYFSNLVPYTAQIAEDICVVNSMYTEAINHEPAVIFLQTGSQQVGRPCIGSWMSYGLGSPNQNLPSFIVLLSRGKSDTQNLNMQSWGNGFLPSHHQGVQFRSGADPVLYLSNPDGIDRASRRRELDYLERLEREQQAVWGDPEIDSKISQYEMAYRMQTSVPDVTDLSDEPDYIFDLYGPDAKIPGTYAANCLLARRLAERNVPFVQLYHMGWDQHGNLPKDIQKLAKSSDQASAALVTDLKQRGLLDDTLVVWGGEFGRTSFSQGKLTKTNYGRDHHPRCFSMWMAGGGIKPGTVYGKTDDFSYNIAENGVHVHDFQATLLHLLGIDHEQLTFKHQGRRYRLTDVHGHVVNDILA; encoded by the coding sequence ATGAATTGGAATAACGATATACAGAAGGCGCAATACAATCAAACCCGCCGCGATTTTCTTCGCACCACTACCAAAGGATTAGGAGCTGCTGCCATTGGTTCACTGATAGCCCCCAACCTACTTTCAGCACAACCAAACACCATCCCTGGTTCAGGTGGAGTGCTTAAAGCGTTGCACCATGCGCCAAAAGCTAAGCGAATTATCTATCTCTTTCAAAGTGGGGGCCCTAGCCAGATTGAACTGTTTGACTACAAACCAGAGCTGATGAAGCGGCACGGGGAAGAAATTCCCGACAGTGTGCGGGGTGGTCAACGCGTTACCGGAATGCTAGCGGCTCAATCCAGCTTCCCACTGGTGGGTTCCAAATTCGAGTTTACTCAGAACCCAAAAACCGGAGGATATTTTAGCAACTTGGTTCCCTACACCGCTCAGATCGCCGAAGACATTTGCGTGGTAAATTCTATGTACACTGAGGCGATCAATCACGAACCAGCCGTCATTTTTTTGCAAACGGGTTCCCAACAGGTAGGCAGACCCTGCATTGGCTCCTGGATGAGTTACGGGTTGGGAAGCCCGAACCAGAATCTGCCTTCGTTCATTGTGTTGCTTTCTCGGGGTAAATCTGATACGCAAAACCTCAACATGCAGTCCTGGGGTAACGGTTTTCTTCCGTCCCATCATCAGGGAGTACAATTCCGCTCGGGAGCTGACCCAGTGCTTTATCTCTCTAACCCTGACGGCATAGACCGGGCGAGTCGTCGCCGGGAGCTGGATTATTTGGAACGGTTAGAACGCGAGCAGCAAGCCGTCTGGGGTGACCCCGAGATTGATTCTAAGATCAGCCAGTACGAAATGGCTTACCGTATGCAAACCTCGGTACCAGACGTGACCGACTTATCTGATGAGCCAGATTATATCTTCGATCTATACGGCCCGGACGCAAAAATTCCGGGCACCTACGCGGCTAACTGCCTTTTAGCCCGTCGTCTGGCGGAGCGAAATGTTCCGTTTGTTCAGCTCTACCATATGGGCTGGGATCAGCATGGGAACCTACCCAAAGACATTCAAAAACTGGCAAAATCCAGCGACCAAGCCTCTGCCGCTCTGGTGACCGATCTGAAGCAACGCGGTTTGCTAGACGATACGCTAGTCGTCTGGGGTGGTGAATTTGGACGTACCAGTTTCTCTCAGGGCAAATTGACGAAAACGAACTACGGGCGTGATCATCATCCCCGTTGCTTTAGCATGTGGATGGCCGGGGGCGGCATCAAACCCGGAACGGTCTACGGTAAAACCGATGATTTTAGCTACAACATTGCCGAAAACGGAGTACACGTCCACGATTTTCAGGCAACATTACTGCACCTGCTCGGCATAGATCATGAACAACTGACGTTTAAGCATCAGGGTCGCCGCTACCGTCTAACGGATGTTCACGGTCACGTGGTGAATGATATTCTTGCTTAG
- a CDS encoding DUF1553 domain-containing protein — protein sequence MRFQPFVFLILTFYVFGCQPDMPNEVAEVYETLPGKIDYNFHVKPILSDRCFACHGPDKAAVEAGLSLSDDTLAYAILESGEQAIVPGKAHRSELVKRLFSNDPETVMPPPESNLKLTPREKAILVKWIEQGAEYKPHWAFTKPEQPKVPETEGDWTVSEIDHFVAEKLAQNNIKPSPEADREQLIRRLYFDLTGLPPSLDDLERLMQDQRPDYYEQLVDSLMALPAYGERMAAHWLDVARFADSEGYLDDFHHTFWPYRDWVIDAYNRNLPYNKFILWQIGGDQLPNATEEQIMATAFNRNHKQNSEGGIIPEEFRVEYVADRTNTLGAAFMGLTLACARCHDHKYDPISQKDYFQFFSFFNSTVERGDGIFGFNAIENGQKVPNKLAMNAGPVLALPDAETRKIREYLLDQIDQKQNDLNKLAEQNTDAVQQWQAQQMSATALEQAVRQTTVTHLTFDQMADGKDRDAVRGNDSPIYGGDIATAEGIKGKAIRSNASGQYVADGKPSLFERTDPFTVSFWINIPEEFAEAHVMYNGNNRIQGYRGWDIMLDSSRTHFRLNHAHPYQALDIRDSEPLPINEWVHYVWTYDGSSQAKGMRLHRNGEEIKPEIKRDYLYRSTKPYLDTRATVYAHYRGLIIGNRHYDQDFTGGLLDEVRILNREAGSLVAKYLYNPNQGTTAFEEALSRQPSTLDRFYDLFVDSQLKSERAELRDLRLKEVATIDTVQEIMVMGDGENERQTYILERGVYDAHGEVVSRDVPTSLLSWPEEFPRNRLGLGQWLIHSDHPLTARVAVNQMWYLMFGRGLVETVEDFGNQGALPSHPKLLDWLAVDFQQNGWDVKRLIRQMVLSATYRQSSKIRPELQETDPDNVLLARAPRYRRSAEMVRDNVLAASGLLDPTVGGPSTFPYQPPGLWKETTSHPFFPGYKVDYEDGLYRRSIYTFWKRNMPPPSMLVFDASSRGECQVRRQRSSTPLQALVLLNDEQMIEGCRALAESMLNEAQGDVREATRQAFQLLTSREPTEREFQLLIGQYQEELAYFKEDQGRASAYLTVGHRAPSQELPTTEVAALARVANTILNTTEAYYKN from the coding sequence ATGCGATTTCAGCCTTTCGTTTTCTTAATTCTCACCTTTTATGTATTTGGTTGCCAACCAGATATGCCCAATGAAGTGGCGGAAGTTTACGAAACACTACCAGGAAAGATAGATTACAATTTTCACGTCAAGCCAATCCTATCAGATCGATGCTTTGCCTGCCATGGCCCTGATAAAGCCGCAGTAGAAGCCGGTCTGAGTTTAAGTGATGACACTTTAGCCTACGCCATATTGGAAAGTGGTGAGCAGGCGATTGTCCCTGGTAAAGCCCACCGTAGTGAACTGGTGAAGCGTCTTTTTTCCAATGATCCTGAGACGGTGATGCCCCCACCGGAATCTAACCTGAAACTTACCCCTCGCGAAAAAGCGATATTGGTAAAGTGGATTGAGCAAGGAGCCGAATACAAACCCCACTGGGCGTTTACTAAACCAGAACAACCCAAAGTGCCCGAAACGGAAGGCGACTGGACCGTGAGCGAAATTGACCACTTTGTAGCGGAAAAACTGGCGCAAAACAATATTAAACCTTCCCCGGAAGCCGACCGCGAACAACTCATCCGAAGACTGTACTTCGATCTGACTGGATTACCACCTTCTCTTGATGACTTAGAGCGGCTGATGCAGGATCAACGTCCTGATTACTACGAACAACTAGTAGACAGCTTGATGGCTCTACCAGCTTACGGAGAGCGCATGGCAGCACACTGGTTGGATGTAGCTCGCTTTGCTGATTCGGAAGGTTATCTGGATGATTTTCACCACACTTTCTGGCCCTACCGTGACTGGGTGATTGATGCCTACAACCGTAATCTTCCTTACAATAAATTTATTCTCTGGCAGATCGGTGGCGATCAATTACCAAACGCCACGGAAGAACAAATTATGGCTACCGCCTTTAACCGTAATCATAAACAAAACTCGGAAGGGGGAATTATTCCCGAAGAGTTCCGGGTAGAATACGTAGCGGATCGTACCAATACTCTAGGAGCTGCTTTTATGGGGTTGACCCTGGCCTGTGCCCGTTGCCACGATCATAAGTACGACCCTATTTCTCAGAAAGACTACTTTCAGTTCTTTAGTTTTTTCAACTCTACTGTTGAGCGGGGCGATGGCATTTTTGGCTTCAATGCCATAGAAAATGGTCAGAAAGTTCCTAACAAACTGGCTATGAATGCCGGTCCGGTACTGGCTTTACCCGATGCTGAAACCAGGAAAATTCGGGAATATCTGCTGGATCAAATTGATCAAAAGCAAAACGATCTAAATAAACTAGCCGAGCAAAATACCGACGCAGTGCAGCAATGGCAAGCCCAGCAAATGAGCGCAACTGCCCTAGAGCAAGCCGTCCGCCAAACTACTGTCACCCATCTGACTTTCGACCAAATGGCCGATGGAAAAGATCGAGATGCAGTTAGAGGAAATGATTCGCCTATTTACGGTGGCGACATTGCTACTGCTGAGGGAATCAAAGGGAAAGCCATTCGTAGCAATGCCTCGGGACAATACGTAGCCGACGGCAAACCCTCGCTCTTTGAACGCACCGATCCGTTTACCGTGAGTTTCTGGATCAATATTCCCGAAGAATTTGCGGAAGCCCACGTCATGTACAACGGTAATAACCGGATACAAGGCTACCGGGGCTGGGATATTATGCTGGATAGTTCCCGCACCCACTTTCGTTTAAATCACGCTCACCCCTACCAAGCATTAGACATTCGCGATTCAGAACCATTACCCATCAACGAATGGGTACACTATGTCTGGACCTACGATGGCTCCAGCCAGGCGAAGGGAATGCGGCTACACCGAAATGGTGAAGAAATTAAACCGGAAATCAAGCGCGATTATTTGTATCGGTCTACCAAGCCTTACCTGGATACCCGAGCCACTGTTTACGCCCACTACCGGGGACTGATTATCGGTAACCGTCACTACGATCAGGATTTTACCGGAGGGTTACTCGACGAAGTTCGTATTCTGAATCGGGAAGCAGGTAGTCTGGTAGCTAAATATTTATACAACCCCAACCAAGGTACGACTGCTTTTGAAGAAGCGCTGAGCCGGCAACCTTCCACGTTGGATCGTTTCTACGATTTGTTTGTAGATTCTCAGCTAAAAAGCGAACGGGCGGAACTGCGAGATTTGCGCCTAAAAGAAGTTGCTACTATTGATACCGTTCAGGAGATTATGGTGATGGGTGATGGGGAAAACGAACGTCAAACCTACATTCTGGAACGAGGCGTATACGATGCCCACGGCGAAGTGGTTAGCCGCGATGTTCCTACTTCGCTACTATCTTGGCCAGAAGAGTTTCCACGCAATCGTTTGGGGTTAGGCCAGTGGCTGATTCACTCCGACCATCCGCTAACCGCCCGGGTAGCCGTGAACCAGATGTGGTATCTGATGTTCGGACGAGGCTTGGTAGAAACAGTAGAAGATTTTGGCAATCAGGGAGCTTTACCCTCTCATCCGAAACTGCTGGACTGGCTAGCGGTTGACTTCCAGCAAAATGGCTGGGATGTGAAACGGCTTATCCGGCAGATGGTGCTATCAGCTACCTACCGCCAATCATCTAAAATCCGCCCTGAGTTACAGGAAACTGACCCAGATAACGTATTACTCGCTCGCGCCCCGCGTTACCGTCGCTCCGCCGAAATGGTACGAGATAATGTTTTGGCCGCCAGCGGTCTGCTTGATCCTACCGTTGGTGGCCCTTCCACCTTTCCGTATCAGCCACCCGGATTATGGAAGGAAACTACTTCCCACCCCTTCTTCCCCGGTTATAAGGTTGACTACGAAGATGGACTCTATCGACGCAGCATTTATACCTTCTGGAAACGCAATATGCCCCCGCCCAGCATGTTGGTTTTCGATGCCTCTAGCCGGGGCGAGTGTCAGGTGCGTCGACAACGCAGTAGTACGCCACTACAAGCCTTGGTGTTACTAAATGATGAGCAAATGATTGAGGGCTGTCGGGCATTGGCAGAAAGTATGCTGAATGAAGCTCAGGGTGATGTCCGGGAGGCGACCCGACAAGCATTTCAGCTACTGACCAGCCGAGAACCCACCGAGCGAGAGTTTCAACTGCTGATCGGGCAATATCAAGAAGAGTTAGCCTACTTTAAAGAAGACCAAGGACGGGCATCAGCTTACCTAACCGTCGGGCACCGGGCTCCTTCCCAGGAGTTGCCTACTACGGAGGTAGCCGCTCTAGCCCGAGTTGCCAATACTATTCTTAACACCACCGAAGCGTATTACAAAAATTAA